A DNA window from Candidatus Eisenbacteria bacterium contains the following coding sequences:
- the sprA gene encoding cell surface protein SprA: MPVSPRRILILLVCLCFRLTGTADASGFRYQFLPDPVTGLSPLEVEATDGTLPDGWRFHPVTPNGDFPTGRGSVSVDLDPETGRILETYREGDVEVRAPLVLTPEEYNQVLTGRTFQKLWHDKSKTKRSVARNTAGFSGTGLRFEAPVQLPSIVRKIVGDGAPAIEISGSETITLSGTSDWTVSEQIFTERQKQSAFPSLEMKQELNVNLTGSIGDKIKVDVDQSSNVSTTLDNKVKLRYEGNEDDMIRSVELGNTNLSVEGASFRQEGLFGIKTVAKLGNVDLQTIASKQEGKTETARFTPTGELKREIIFDLQYIPRQYFLIAGAPIDVDYTTLQVWRDDAIQSNNVGTTKPGYARLDPNRPWDSADPTNFHVQGNFDLLIPNQDYDIRDDLWITGSDRKVPVLVLRRSLNTSEVLGVTYTHTEGGQRIPVGNAPANEDSITIKAIKVRPNDLLEEGGFYDPRDPRNQTLLYELRNFYDIRGRDISMETLTLRVRRIDAGASTHPERDVEGTQYIEILGLDQKSKPGSSDVNAPDGGIDDQYINPETGIIFFPDAHPFAPDTSFFLDQEARERVTSQPPKGILSETGEAEGRLWNPNVYYSPLPDLQRDVRYFIEAEFKSSTQGFSLGRFDIMEDSEQVKVDGIPQQRGRDYNIDYTTGQITFTRPPGPNQTISVDYSYAPGFGSTQMTLLGAAASYVPGPNLSITSSVLYDSRGAQDRRPKLGEEPARSLIGDLSSVVTFRPVWMTRMANLIPGIRTNSPSTLNIQGHAAVSNPNPNTEGEAYLDDMEGNRETVTASLSRTQWFWSAIPTFEAPVSDTDPNLPAPPTLVSAHLDLQWYNARNVKERDLKPVLLDAEGGDNEHQTLELNVLPPATDTTGVVTESSWTGITQSISSVGQDLSKLRFLEIWVNDFHPYPFHTDVKGKLHINFGRISEDAFWDPDTLPNGRLDTEDKNGDSKLDRSDDLSLDEDTGLDGVHSVNEDGYSPSNRDPNRDDYYFNPDQTPLDYSGINNMERNGVGEQTARPDTEDLNRDGFADFQNGYFEAVIDLADTSRFVSVDVSRDYAALEDAGKLEHPIAPLNGWRLYRIPINDEVFRRSSTSASWTNVQHMRLWVNGANQPLRIQIGGVELVGNRWLADAIDSAATDRGLQLFVGSRNNKDDAGFYEPPYDPENATGSTATEREQSLALRFTGLQEGDSLLAFRTSTDAAATGLGWTQYGEVRFWAHAVDPATNSRDVPAALLEDLRVLARFGPDTVNYYEYSAPLRPGWNKVVIPMQRLSSVKESGQRDTTGARFEIDPETGEVFRAVGNPSFTRIIRTSFGVTRTGQDAISDAELWIDDLRLASVKRDRGMRGDLSVQASFADVLALNVSYENQDENFVRVTNSANQGTGMKREAMSVATTFQLDKIMPTSGVQLPVRFSFARATDVPKFRTGSDVTLSPTRSALESNIQNRQSVDVSYRRTGPRKGFARYTIDAISGGMNYTRSGNQSVNSLDSSWAFNASGNYDLPLGGGGLGLFGKRMTLSFLPEVIGLNFNWQSTRDLKYSRFLFADRDTDSTVVRSDVKQRLLTLGGNASWTPLSSVRLRFGVRSLRNMLLHEEGLLGFNKGTEIDHSRTLELNYAPKWLSLLQPNITMNGRYHENSRPELQTLGSDSTGLKNIDNSGSARVTATVPFGRFAQKLAPPPGKGNVSYFTPVRAVLSRLQDVQLTFNMERGSSVSRVYGDAGFWFETGFTEVFDRGLEESPNSVFAASRSYTTGANTTFRPVQTMTLDARADHRLSFTDGNFGSRRTLSRTLPDLKGRWLELQRLLGLESSLSTMSINSGYVVRVEETGPENGAVEIRTTTTNFQPLMGWDLAWRDGLRANVSTSFIDAVSVDHRLNDVTGDRETLNTEVRFTKTFPASRGIRLPFSSNPIRLPNDLNLNLTFNSITDRKVTIRPRSGMPDIVEIDQTRWNVATATNYNFTNSISGGFNAAYRATNDRKTKIETRGITLGLNAQFRF, encoded by the coding sequence ATGCCAGTGAGCCCGAGGCGGATTCTTATCCTCCTTGTCTGCTTGTGCTTCCGCCTGACCGGCACGGCCGATGCGTCGGGATTCCGGTACCAGTTCCTGCCCGACCCGGTGACGGGCCTCTCCCCCCTCGAGGTCGAGGCGACCGACGGAACGCTCCCCGACGGGTGGCGATTCCACCCCGTGACCCCCAACGGGGACTTCCCGACGGGCCGGGGCTCGGTCAGCGTCGACCTGGATCCCGAGACGGGCCGCATCCTCGAGACCTACCGCGAAGGGGACGTGGAGGTTCGCGCCCCGCTCGTCCTGACCCCCGAGGAGTACAACCAGGTCCTCACGGGCCGCACCTTCCAGAAGCTCTGGCACGACAAGTCGAAGACCAAGCGCTCCGTCGCCCGGAACACGGCGGGCTTCTCGGGAACGGGGCTCCGCTTCGAGGCTCCGGTCCAGCTCCCGAGCATCGTCCGGAAGATCGTCGGCGACGGCGCTCCCGCGATCGAGATATCGGGAAGCGAGACCATCACCCTGAGCGGTACCAGCGACTGGACCGTGAGCGAGCAGATCTTCACGGAACGCCAGAAGCAGAGCGCCTTCCCCAGCCTCGAGATGAAGCAGGAGCTGAACGTCAACCTCACCGGGTCCATCGGGGACAAGATCAAGGTCGACGTGGACCAGTCGAGCAACGTCTCCACGACGCTCGACAACAAGGTGAAGCTCCGCTACGAGGGGAACGAGGACGACATGATCCGCTCCGTGGAGCTCGGGAACACGAACCTCTCCGTGGAGGGAGCTTCGTTCCGGCAGGAAGGGCTCTTCGGCATCAAGACGGTGGCCAAGCTCGGGAACGTGGACCTCCAGACGATCGCGAGCAAGCAGGAAGGGAAGACCGAGACCGCGCGGTTCACGCCCACGGGCGAGCTGAAGCGGGAGATCATCTTCGACCTCCAGTACATCCCGCGCCAGTACTTCCTCATCGCGGGCGCTCCGATCGACGTCGACTACACGACGCTCCAGGTGTGGAGGGACGACGCGATCCAGTCGAACAACGTGGGGACGACGAAGCCCGGGTATGCCCGCCTGGATCCCAACCGCCCCTGGGACAGCGCGGACCCCACGAACTTCCACGTCCAGGGCAACTTCGACCTCCTGATCCCGAACCAGGATTACGACATCCGCGACGACCTCTGGATCACGGGATCCGACCGGAAGGTGCCCGTCCTGGTCCTGAGGCGCTCGCTCAACACCAGTGAGGTGCTCGGCGTGACGTACACGCACACAGAGGGCGGCCAGAGGATCCCGGTCGGGAACGCCCCGGCGAACGAGGACAGCATCACCATCAAGGCCATCAAGGTCCGGCCCAACGATCTCCTGGAGGAAGGCGGGTTCTATGACCCGCGCGACCCCCGGAACCAGACGCTCCTCTACGAGCTGCGCAACTTCTACGACATTCGCGGGCGGGATATCTCCATGGAGACGCTCACGCTCCGGGTCCGGCGGATCGACGCCGGGGCGTCCACCCACCCGGAACGGGACGTCGAGGGGACGCAGTACATCGAGATCCTGGGTCTCGATCAGAAGAGCAAGCCCGGCTCGTCCGACGTGAACGCGCCCGACGGCGGGATCGATGACCAGTACATCAATCCGGAGACCGGGATCATCTTCTTTCCCGACGCCCATCCCTTCGCTCCGGACACCTCGTTCTTCCTCGACCAGGAAGCGCGGGAGCGGGTCACGAGCCAGCCTCCGAAGGGCATCTTGAGCGAGACCGGTGAGGCGGAGGGGAGGCTGTGGAATCCCAACGTCTACTACAGCCCGCTCCCCGACCTGCAGCGCGACGTCCGGTACTTCATCGAGGCCGAGTTCAAGAGCAGCACGCAAGGGTTCTCGCTGGGGCGGTTCGACATCATGGAGGATTCGGAGCAGGTGAAGGTGGACGGGATCCCCCAGCAGCGCGGAAGGGATTACAACATCGACTACACCACGGGCCAGATCACCTTCACCCGTCCCCCTGGCCCCAACCAGACCATCAGCGTCGACTACTCGTATGCGCCGGGATTTGGATCCACGCAGATGACCCTTCTCGGAGCCGCGGCTTCGTACGTGCCCGGCCCCAACTTGAGCATCACGTCGAGCGTCCTCTACGACAGCCGGGGCGCCCAGGACAGGCGGCCGAAGCTGGGAGAGGAGCCCGCCCGGTCGCTCATCGGGGACCTCTCCTCGGTCGTGACCTTCCGGCCGGTGTGGATGACGAGGATGGCGAATCTGATTCCCGGGATTCGCACGAACAGCCCGTCCACGCTCAACATCCAGGGCCACGCCGCCGTGAGCAACCCCAATCCGAACACCGAGGGCGAGGCCTATCTGGACGACATGGAGGGAAACCGCGAGACCGTCACCGCTTCGCTCTCCCGGACCCAGTGGTTCTGGAGCGCGATCCCGACGTTCGAGGCTCCGGTGTCCGACACGGATCCGAACCTGCCGGCCCCGCCGACGCTGGTTTCGGCGCACCTGGATCTCCAGTGGTACAACGCGCGGAACGTGAAGGAGCGCGACCTGAAGCCCGTGCTCCTCGACGCCGAGGGAGGGGACAACGAGCACCAGACCCTGGAGCTCAACGTCCTGCCCCCGGCGACCGACACCACGGGCGTCGTCACCGAGTCGAGCTGGACCGGCATCACGCAGTCCATCTCGTCCGTGGGACAGGACCTCTCGAAGCTCCGCTTCCTCGAGATCTGGGTGAACGACTTCCATCCCTATCCCTTCCACACGGACGTGAAGGGCAAGCTCCACATCAACTTCGGCCGGATCAGCGAGGACGCGTTCTGGGATCCGGACACGCTCCCGAACGGCCGGCTCGACACCGAGGACAAGAACGGCGACAGCAAGCTCGACCGGAGCGACGACCTCTCCCTCGACGAGGACACGGGTCTGGACGGCGTCCACAGCGTGAACGAGGACGGCTACTCGCCGTCCAATCGAGACCCGAACCGGGACGACTACTACTTCAATCCGGACCAGACTCCGCTGGACTACAGCGGGATCAACAACATGGAGCGTAACGGTGTCGGCGAGCAGACGGCCCGGCCGGACACGGAGGACCTGAACCGGGACGGATTCGCGGACTTCCAGAACGGGTATTTCGAGGCCGTGATCGACCTCGCGGACACGTCCCGCTTCGTGTCCGTGGACGTGAGCCGGGACTATGCCGCCCTCGAAGACGCGGGAAAGCTGGAGCACCCGATCGCCCCCTTGAACGGATGGCGCCTCTATCGAATCCCGATCAACGACGAGGTGTTCCGCCGCTCCAGCACCTCGGCGAGCTGGACCAACGTCCAGCACATGCGGCTCTGGGTGAACGGAGCCAACCAGCCGCTCAGGATCCAGATCGGCGGGGTCGAGCTGGTGGGAAACCGGTGGCTCGCCGACGCGATCGACTCCGCCGCCACGGACCGGGGGCTCCAGCTCTTCGTGGGGTCCCGGAACAACAAGGACGACGCCGGGTTCTACGAGCCCCCGTACGATCCCGAGAACGCCACCGGGTCCACGGCCACCGAGCGAGAGCAGTCCCTCGCGTTGCGCTTCACGGGTCTCCAGGAAGGGGACTCCCTCCTGGCGTTCCGGACCTCGACCGACGCCGCCGCGACCGGACTGGGGTGGACTCAATACGGCGAGGTCCGCTTCTGGGCGCACGCGGTCGACCCCGCGACGAATTCACGGGACGTTCCGGCCGCTCTCCTCGAGGACCTCCGTGTCCTCGCCCGCTTCGGGCCGGATACCGTGAACTACTACGAGTACAGCGCCCCCCTGCGCCCGGGCTGGAACAAGGTCGTGATTCCCATGCAGCGCCTGTCGAGCGTCAAGGAGTCGGGGCAACGCGACACCACCGGGGCGAGGTTCGAGATCGATCCCGAGACCGGAGAGGTGTTCCGGGCGGTCGGAAATCCCAGTTTCACGCGCATCATCCGCACGAGCTTCGGGGTCACGAGGACCGGGCAAGACGCGATCTCCGACGCGGAGCTCTGGATCGACGACTTGAGGCTCGCGAGCGTGAAACGGGATCGTGGCATGCGTGGTGATCTCAGTGTCCAGGCATCCTTCGCGGACGTGCTCGCGCTCAACGTCAGCTACGAGAACCAGGACGAGAACTTCGTTCGAGTCACGAACAGCGCGAACCAGGGGACCGGAATGAAGCGCGAGGCCATGAGCGTGGCCACGACCTTCCAGCTCGACAAGATCATGCCCACGAGCGGGGTCCAGCTTCCGGTGCGCTTCTCCTTCGCCCGCGCCACGGACGTGCCCAAGTTCCGGACGGGCTCGGACGTGACCCTCTCCCCGACGCGCTCGGCGCTCGAGAGCAACATCCAGAACCGCCAGTCCGTCGACGTCTCGTACCGCCGCACGGGTCCCCGCAAGGGATTCGCGCGGTACACGATCGACGCCATCAGCGGCGGCATGAACTACACGCGGTCCGGAAACCAGTCCGTGAACTCGCTCGACTCGAGCTGGGCGTTCAACGCCAGCGGGAACTACGACCTCCCGCTCGGTGGGGGAGGGCTCGGGCTCTTCGGAAAGCGGATGACGCTCAGCTTCCTGCCCGAGGTGATCGGGCTGAACTTCAACTGGCAGTCGACGCGCGATCTCAAGTACTCGCGGTTCCTCTTCGCCGACCGGGACACCGACAGCACCGTGGTGCGTTCGGACGTGAAGCAGCGGCTCCTCACGCTGGGCGGAAACGCCTCGTGGACCCCGCTCTCCTCCGTGCGGCTCCGGTTCGGCGTCCGGTCGCTCCGGAACATGCTGCTCCACGAAGAGGGGCTCCTCGGATTCAACAAGGGCACCGAGATCGACCACAGCCGGACCCTCGAGCTCAACTACGCGCCCAAGTGGCTCTCCCTTCTCCAGCCCAACATCACGATGAACGGGCGGTACCACGAGAACTCGCGGCCCGAGCTGCAGACCCTGGGGAGCGACTCGACCGGACTCAAGAACATCGACAACTCGGGCTCGGCCCGGGTCACCGCCACCGTTCCGTTCGGCCGGTTCGCGCAGAAGCTGGCGCCGCCTCCGGGAAAGGGGAACGTCTCCTACTTCACGCCCGTGCGCGCGGTCCTGTCCCGGCTCCAGGACGTCCAGCTCACGTTCAACATGGAGCGCGGGAGCTCGGTCTCCCGCGTCTACGGAGACGCGGGATTCTGGTTCGAGACGGGGTTCACCGAGGTGTTCGACCGGGGTCTCGAGGAGTCCCCGAACTCGGTGTTCGCGGCGAGCCGCTCCTACACGACCGGAGCGAACACCACCTTCCGGCCCGTCCAGACGATGACCCTGGACGCGCGCGCGGACCACAGGCTCAGCTTCACGGACGGGAACTTCGGATCGCGGCGGACCCTCTCGCGGACGCTGCCGGACCTCAAGGGCCGGTGGCTCGAGCTCCAGCGGCTCCTCGGGCTGGAGAGCTCGCTCAGCACGATGTCGATCAACTCGGGCTACGTGGTCCGGGTGGAGGAGACCGGGCCGGAGAACGGCGCGGTCGAGATCCGCACGACCACCACGAACTTCCAGCCGCTCATGGGCTGGGACCTCGCCTGGCGGGACGGGCTCCGGGCGAACGTCTCCACGTCCTTCATCGACGCGGTGAGCGTGGACCACCGGCTGAACGACGTCACGGGGGACCGGGAGACCCTGAACACGGAGGTGCGGTTCACGAAGACCTTCCCGGCGTCCCGCGGGATCCGGCTCCCCTTCAGCAGCAACCCCATCCGGCTCCCGAACGATCTGAACCTGAACCTCACCTTCAACTCCATCACGGACCGCAAGGTGACGATCCGCCCCCGGAGCGGCATGCCCGATATCGTGGAGATCGATCAAACGCGCTGGAACGTCGCGACCGCCACGAACTACAATTTCACGAACTCCATCTCGGGGGGATTCAACGCTGCGTATCGGGCGACGAACGACCGGAAGACGAAGATCGAGACGCGTGGCATCACGCTTGGGCTCAACGCCCAGTTCCGCTTCTAG
- a CDS encoding LptF/LptG family permease yields the protein MRILERYVLREHLFPFLIGFSVVIFLLTLDFMFDLVDLAIGKGVGAGVVLELFILSLGYMVALAFPCAVLIATLATFGRLSQDNEISAMKATGVNLLRIVAAPFWAAGVLAGILVLFNNEVLPESNHALANLMADVGRKRPTAQILEGVFIDDFIGYSIFVEKVDDRSNRIQGVKIYQLNNNARPTTILADWGVIHNSPDGRVMSLELHDGEIHEVPPNEGERTYRRLQFKTHVINIRNVGVDLERRERDARGDREMDLGMMQASIKKLRQDLEGAKGRRDRVLRDAGFEDYRSFVLAAVPHQPARGIQGWIRKATRALASVGVVAAPKEETPKRFVSPVTADVIQMRQMEVEALERRAQSLEVEVQKKFSIPAACLVFVLVGAPLGIRARRSGMAVAFLSILFFVFYYLCLAGGEELADRRLLVPWIAMWTPNIVIGAIGLVLTLQAAEIIRRPPRKRRPRPRRPAVA from the coding sequence ATGAGAATACTCGAACGCTATGTCCTGCGCGAACACCTGTTCCCGTTCCTGATCGGGTTCAGCGTGGTCATCTTTCTCCTCACCCTGGACTTCATGTTCGACCTGGTGGACCTCGCCATCGGGAAGGGGGTCGGAGCGGGTGTCGTGCTGGAGCTCTTCATCCTCTCCCTGGGCTACATGGTGGCCCTGGCCTTCCCGTGCGCGGTCCTGATCGCGACCCTCGCCACCTTCGGAAGACTCTCTCAGGACAACGAGATCTCCGCGATGAAGGCGACCGGAGTGAACCTCCTCCGCATCGTGGCCGCTCCCTTCTGGGCGGCGGGCGTCCTCGCCGGGATCCTCGTCCTCTTCAACAACGAGGTCCTCCCCGAGTCGAACCACGCGCTCGCCAACCTGATGGCCGACGTCGGCCGGAAGCGCCCCACCGCCCAGATTCTCGAGGGGGTCTTCATCGACGACTTCATCGGGTACAGCATCTTCGTCGAGAAGGTGGACGACCGCTCCAACCGGATCCAGGGGGTCAAGATCTACCAGCTCAACAACAACGCCCGCCCGACCACGATCCTCGCGGACTGGGGGGTCATCCACAATTCGCCGGACGGCCGGGTCATGTCCCTGGAGCTCCACGACGGCGAGATCCACGAGGTCCCCCCCAACGAGGGGGAGCGGACCTACCGCCGGCTCCAGTTCAAGACCCACGTCATCAATATTCGGAACGTGGGGGTGGATCTGGAGCGCCGCGAGCGGGACGCCCGGGGGGACCGGGAGATGGACCTCGGGATGATGCAGGCCAGTATCAAGAAGTTACGCCAGGACCTGGAGGGGGCGAAGGGGCGCCGGGACCGGGTCCTCCGGGATGCCGGGTTCGAGGACTACCGGTCCTTCGTCCTGGCGGCCGTGCCCCACCAGCCCGCCCGGGGGATCCAGGGCTGGATCCGCAAGGCGACACGGGCGCTGGCGTCCGTGGGCGTGGTCGCCGCGCCCAAGGAGGAGACCCCGAAGCGCTTCGTCTCCCCGGTGACCGCGGACGTCATCCAGATGCGCCAGATGGAGGTCGAGGCGCTCGAGCGCCGCGCGCAGAGCCTCGAGGTCGAGGTGCAGAAGAAGTTCTCGATCCCGGCCGCCTGCCTCGTCTTCGTCCTGGTCGGAGCCCCGCTCGGGATCCGGGCGAGGCGGAGCGGGATGGCCGTCGCGTTCCTCTCCATCCTCTTCTTCGTCTTCTACTATCTCTGCCTGGCCGGGGGCGAGGAGCTGGCGGACCGGCGGCTCCTCGTGCCGTGGATCGCCATGTGGACTCCCAACATCGTGATCGGGGCGATCGGACTCGTCCTGACGCTCCAGGCCGCCGAGATCATCCGGCGCCCCCCCCGGAAGCGGCGACCGCGCCCGCGGAGGCCCGCGGTCGCGTGA
- the lptG gene encoding LPS export ABC transporter permease LptG, protein MRILDRYVLREQLLSLFAALLFFVSVFIIVDVFEKMDSFLDNRVSFGVILTYYAVSIPGIMIQVLPMAMLLSCLLALGQIGRTNELTAMRAAGIGSGRIALPLWTMALLISGLVFVVNELVLPPLNARRVELYRGAIKRQAVEGAAMRTNLAYLGRDGRTFLIRVYNVPMKEMSEVVIQEISKNTLTGRIDAQSARWENGKWVFRNGFTRRFDKEGEHAAQFEELVIPGLTENPDDFAKAEEDPHALSYWELQDYIERLHQSGSRVQKHVVELYLKVAFPLTNLIVVVIGTALALRVRRGGLAISFGLSIFISFIYYAFIRTGQALGHNGSIPPFLAAWMGNLVFGALAVELFRRARRGA, encoded by the coding sequence GTGAGGATCCTCGACCGGTACGTGCTCCGAGAACAGCTCCTCTCGCTCTTCGCGGCGCTCCTCTTCTTCGTCTCCGTGTTCATCATCGTGGATGTCTTCGAGAAGATGGACAGCTTCCTGGACAACCGGGTCTCCTTCGGCGTCATCCTCACGTATTACGCCGTGTCCATTCCCGGGATCATGATCCAGGTCCTGCCGATGGCCATGCTCCTCTCCTGTCTCCTCGCCCTCGGCCAGATCGGCCGCACGAACGAGCTGACCGCGATGCGCGCAGCGGGGATCGGCTCGGGGCGCATCGCGCTGCCGCTGTGGACCATGGCGCTCCTGATCAGCGGGCTCGTGTTCGTGGTGAACGAGCTGGTGCTCCCTCCCCTGAACGCGAGGCGGGTCGAGCTCTACCGGGGCGCGATCAAGCGCCAGGCCGTCGAGGGCGCCGCGATGCGGACGAACCTCGCGTATCTCGGGCGGGACGGACGCACGTTCCTGATCCGGGTCTACAACGTCCCCATGAAGGAGATGAGCGAGGTCGTGATCCAGGAGATCAGCAAGAACACCCTCACGGGACGAATCGATGCGCAGTCGGCCCGGTGGGAAAACGGCAAGTGGGTCTTCCGGAACGGGTTCACGCGGAGGTTCGACAAGGAGGGAGAGCACGCCGCCCAGTTCGAGGAGCTGGTCATCCCCGGACTCACGGAGAACCCGGACGACTTCGCCAAGGCGGAGGAGGACCCCCACGCGCTCTCCTACTGGGAGCTCCAAGACTACATCGAGCGCCTGCACCAGAGCGGGAGCCGCGTGCAGAAGCACGTGGTGGAGCTGTACCTGAAGGTGGCGTTCCCGCTGACGAACCTGATCGTGGTGGTGATCGGCACCGCGCTCGCGTTGCGCGTGAGGCGCGGCGGACTCGCGATCAGCTTCGGGCTCTCCATCTTCATCAGCTTCATCTATTACGCCTTCATCCGGACCGGCCAGGCGCTGGGCCACAACGGGTCGATCCCGCCGTTCCTCGCGGCGTGGATGGGGAACCTCGTGTTCGGGGCGCTGGCGGTGGAGCTCTTCCGGAGAGCGCGGCGGGGGGCCTGA
- a CDS encoding 2-phosphosulfolactate phosphatase, whose protein sequence is MTRPVRGAKAAPGGAGSGLRRVDVYLMPSEVDRATLDGRQIVIVDVLRSCTSIAVALSNGAAKIIPVTTVEEATKLAQTLDPKSRLLSGERDGKKVGGFDLGNSPRDYTRDRVEGKTLLFASSNASPLMAGLLGGREQRLLSYVNLGAVADEVQKTAQDLVIVCAGRSGRFSLEDAACAGALTGRLANSVIGLELNDAAELVREYDRSHGQDIEAILRRSEHGRYLIELGFEEDLPVCARVDSVPVVPHLKEKRITAPSGANTPA, encoded by the coding sequence GTGACCCGTCCCGTGCGGGGAGCGAAGGCGGCTCCGGGCGGCGCCGGCAGCGGGCTACGGCGCGTGGACGTCTACCTGATGCCTTCCGAGGTGGACCGCGCCACGCTGGACGGCCGGCAGATCGTGATCGTCGACGTTCTGCGGAGCTGCACGTCCATCGCGGTCGCCCTCTCGAACGGCGCCGCGAAGATCATCCCGGTCACCACGGTGGAGGAGGCGACGAAGCTCGCGCAGACCCTCGATCCCAAGTCGCGTCTCCTGAGCGGGGAGCGGGACGGAAAGAAGGTGGGCGGGTTCGACCTCGGCAACTCGCCGCGCGATTACACGAGGGACCGCGTGGAGGGCAAGACCCTGCTCTTCGCCTCGTCCAACGCGAGCCCGTTGATGGCCGGGCTCCTCGGCGGCCGCGAGCAGCGGCTCCTCTCCTACGTGAACCTGGGCGCCGTGGCCGACGAGGTCCAGAAGACCGCGCAGGACCTCGTGATCGTCTGCGCCGGAAGGAGCGGCCGGTTCTCGCTCGAGGACGCCGCGTGCGCCGGAGCGCTGACCGGCCGGCTCGCGAACAGCGTGATCGGGCTCGAGCTGAACGACGCCGCCGAGCTCGTGCGCGAGTACGACCGGTCGCACGGCCAGGACATCGAGGCGATTCTGAGGCGGAGCGAGCACGGCCGGTACCTGATCGAGCTGGGATTCGAGGAGGACCTGCCGGTCTGCGCGCGCGTGGACAGCGTCCCCGTGGTGCCGCACCTGAAGGAGAAGCGCATCACCGCCCCGAGCGGAGCGAACACGCCGGCCTAG
- the accC gene encoding acetyl-CoA carboxylase biotin carboxylase subunit produces the protein MIKKILVANRGEIALRIIRAAREMGIETVAVYSEADRDSLHVRLADEAVCIGPPPSSVSYLNMARIISAAEITAADAIHPGYGFLSENAHFAEVCESCHIRFIGPTSEMIRTMGDKAVARKTAVAAGVPVTPGSEGVLGSADEAADVAKSLGYPVIIKAAAGGGGKGMRIAQDEASLRNGVMLAQAEAEANFGSGEVYLERYIERPRHIEFQVFGDKHGNIVHLGERECSIQRRHQKLIEEAPSVALTPELRARMGEAAVKAAAAIRYEGAGTIEFLLGPAGEFYFMEMNTRIQVEHPVTEMVTRLDLIKAQITVAAGEPLPWKQSEIQLHGHALECRINAENPDRNFQPSPGKVKYFHGPGGPGVRVDSHLYSGYVVPPYYDSMVAKIITWGRDRAEAIARMRRALEETVVEGIDTTLPFHLEVLADAAFRRGEIHTGYLEEFLSTRRQVA, from the coding sequence ATGATCAAGAAGATCCTGGTCGCAAACCGAGGAGAGATCGCGCTCCGCATCATTCGTGCCGCCCGCGAGATGGGCATCGAGACCGTGGCGGTCTACTCCGAGGCCGACCGGGACTCGCTCCACGTCCGGCTCGCCGACGAGGCCGTGTGCATCGGGCCCCCTCCGTCCTCGGTGAGCTACCTCAACATGGCGCGCATCATCAGCGCCGCCGAGATCACCGCCGCGGACGCGATCCATCCCGGCTACGGATTCCTCTCCGAGAACGCGCACTTCGCCGAGGTGTGCGAGTCGTGCCACATCCGGTTCATCGGCCCCACCTCCGAGATGATCCGCACCATGGGCGACAAGGCCGTCGCCCGGAAGACCGCGGTGGCCGCCGGCGTGCCGGTCACGCCGGGCAGCGAGGGCGTGCTGGGCTCGGCGGACGAGGCCGCGGACGTCGCGAAGTCCCTCGGATATCCGGTGATCATCAAGGCGGCGGCCGGCGGCGGTGGAAAGGGGATGCGGATCGCCCAGGACGAGGCGTCGCTCCGGAACGGCGTGATGCTGGCGCAGGCGGAGGCGGAGGCGAACTTCGGCTCCGGCGAGGTCTACCTCGAGCGCTACATCGAGCGGCCCCGGCACATCGAGTTCCAGGTGTTCGGGGACAAGCACGGGAACATCGTGCACCTGGGGGAGCGCGAGTGCTCGATCCAGCGCCGGCACCAGAAGCTGATCGAGGAGGCGCCGAGCGTGGCGCTCACGCCGGAGCTCCGCGCGCGGATGGGGGAGGCGGCCGTGAAGGCCGCGGCCGCGATCCGGTACGAGGGGGCGGGCACGATCGAGTTCCTGCTCGGCCCGGCGGGCGAGTTCTACTTCATGGAGATGAACACGCGCATCCAGGTCGAGCATCCGGTCACGGAGATGGTGACGCGGCTCGACCTCATCAAGGCGCAGATCACGGTCGCCGCGGGGGAGCCGCTCCCCTGGAAGCAGTCCGAGATCCAGCTCCACGGCCACGCGCTCGAGTGCCGGATCAACGCGGAGAACCCGGATCGGAACTTCCAGCCCTCGCCCGGGAAGGTGAAGTACTTCCACGGGCCCGGAGGCCCCGGGGTCCGCGTCGACAGCCACCTCTATTCGGGGTACGTCGTGCCCCCCTACTATGATTCCATGGTGGCGAAGATCATCACGTGGGGGCGGGACCGGGCCGAGGCCATCGCGCGCATGCGCCGGGCGCTCGAGGAGACCGTGGTCGAGGGGATCGACACGACGCTCCCCTTCCACCTCGAGGTCCTCGCCGACGCCGCGTTCCGCCGCGGCGAGATCCATACCGGGTACCTGGAGGAGTTCCTCTCCACGCGAAGGCAGGTCGCGTGA